A single genomic interval of Amycolatopsis albispora harbors:
- a CDS encoding DegT/DnrJ/EryC1/StrS family aminotransferase, whose protein sequence is MSIPFFPPDLFEQDREVLLDLLHRIGTAHEQRFILGEHTARFEQLLRTELPAADVIACATGTSALTLTLRAMGVGQGDEVVVPAFGCAPLASAVAELGATPVFTDIRPHTMVLDPDLAEAAITPRTKVLMPAHLFSVMADMPRFTALGRAHGLRVLEDSAVAQGAVLGGRKAGTWGDAGVFSFVQVKSFGMPGEGGAVVTDDAELARTVRLLRNHGQDGRTRFLHHRIGYNSRFDEIQAAFQLHRYDGLAARLERRARIAEYYTEQFTPLADDGIVPPPTGRDGRCYYVYTLLADQRDALRAHLRARGVETHVYYPLPLPRQPAFARFAPPGRRWPQAELAAARILSLPVYPQLSDAEVERIADAVRAFVPSRQLADQEAR, encoded by the coding sequence ATGAGCATCCCGTTCTTCCCGCCCGACCTGTTCGAACAGGACCGCGAGGTGCTGCTGGACCTGCTTCACCGCATCGGCACCGCCCACGAACAGCGGTTCATCCTCGGCGAGCACACCGCCCGCTTCGAGCAGCTGCTCCGCACCGAACTGCCCGCCGCCGACGTGATCGCCTGCGCCACCGGCACCTCCGCGCTCACGCTCACGCTGCGGGCGATGGGCGTCGGCCAGGGGGACGAAGTGGTGGTGCCCGCGTTCGGCTGCGCCCCGCTCGCCTCGGCCGTGGCCGAGCTCGGTGCCACCCCGGTGTTCACCGACATCCGCCCGCACACCATGGTGCTCGACCCGGACCTGGCGGAGGCGGCGATCACCCCGCGCACCAAGGTCCTGATGCCCGCGCACCTGTTCTCCGTGATGGCCGACATGCCGCGGTTCACCGCGCTCGGCAGGGCGCACGGCCTGCGTGTGCTGGAGGACTCGGCCGTCGCGCAGGGCGCCGTGCTCGGCGGTCGCAAGGCCGGTACCTGGGGCGACGCCGGGGTGTTCTCCTTCGTGCAGGTCAAGTCGTTCGGCATGCCGGGTGAGGGCGGCGCGGTGGTCACCGACGACGCCGAGCTGGCACGGACGGTCCGGCTGCTGCGCAACCACGGCCAGGACGGCAGAACCCGGTTCCTGCACCACCGGATCGGCTACAACAGCCGGTTCGACGAGATCCAGGCCGCCTTCCAGCTGCACCGCTACGACGGGCTGGCCGCCCGCCTCGAGCGCCGCGCGCGCATCGCCGAGTACTACACCGAACAGTTCACCCCGCTCGCCGACGACGGCATCGTGCCGCCGCCCACCGGCCGCGACGGCCGCTGCTACTACGTCTACACGCTGCTCGCCGACCAGCGGGACGCGTTGCGCGCGCACCTGCGGGCGCGGGGTGTCGAGACGCACGTCTACTACCCGCTCCCCTTGCCGCGCCAGCCCGCGTTCGCCCGGTTCGCGCCGCCGGGACGGCGCTGGCCGCAGGCCGAACTGGCTGCCGCGCGCATCCTCTCGCTGCCGGTGTACCCGCAGCTGAGCGATGCCG
- a CDS encoding DegT/DnrJ/EryC1/StrS family aminotransferase, whose product MQRGTRPAEAEHQGLQHDSLLDRGRLSVVISAGPAAIVENRAGKLTAKSENRTGYHSSLFAARTLGYFRCVTPQRRVMLDEPRQTRAEVRFFAQNATFERLWPLIRARVGEVFDNGKFSHGKQVAQLEQRLREYTGAQYVVGVNSGTDALVLLLRAAGLKPGDGVIVPAFSFVATASAVVLAGGVPQFADIDPGNYALNPGAIETALTPASRFVLPAHLFTSIADMASIREIAGRNELTVLEDSAEGIGMRQRGIHSGLHGKGGVLSFFPSKTLGALGDAGAVLTNDPGIAGRVAALRHHGRGGRTLDHFPGISTESGLIGTNSKMDDIQAAILLAKLTCLDEDIARRRALALEYGAGLAGIPGIRRRPELGPDDVCYVYLIEADRRDELAAYLAEAGIGTETYYPIPLHRQPCFAEFGPHPDLPHAEAACARALALPLYPDLEARDVHTVCAHIRRFYAEVAA is encoded by the coding sequence GTGCAGCGCGGCACCCGCCCTGCCGAGGCCGAGCACCAGGGTTTGCAGCATGATTCTCTTCTCGATCGGGGAAGGCTGTCCGTCGTAATATCCGCCGGTCCGGCCGCCATAGTCGAGAACCGTGCCGGGAAACTGACCGCAAAGAGTGAAAACCGGACCGGTTACCATTCATCCCTTTTCGCCGCCCGGACACTCGGCTACTTTCGGTGCGTGACCCCGCAGCGGAGAGTGATGCTCGACGAGCCCCGTCAAACCCGTGCTGAAGTGCGGTTTTTCGCGCAGAATGCCACGTTCGAGCGACTGTGGCCCCTCATCCGCGCCCGGGTCGGCGAGGTTTTCGACAACGGAAAGTTCTCGCACGGCAAACAGGTCGCTCAATTGGAGCAGCGGCTGCGTGAATACACCGGGGCGCAATACGTCGTCGGGGTGAACAGCGGCACCGACGCGCTCGTTCTTTTGCTCCGGGCGGCCGGCTTGAAACCCGGTGACGGTGTCATCGTGCCCGCTTTCTCCTTCGTCGCCACCGCTTCCGCGGTGGTGCTCGCCGGCGGGGTCCCGCAATTCGCCGACATAGATCCCGGCAATTACGCACTCAACCCCGGTGCCATCGAAACGGCGCTCACCCCGGCCAGCCGGTTCGTGCTCCCGGCGCACCTGTTCACCTCCATCGCCGACATGGCCTCCATCAGGGAAATCGCCGGGCGGAACGAGCTGACCGTGCTGGAGGACAGCGCCGAAGGCATCGGCATGCGGCAACGCGGCATACATTCCGGTCTGCACGGAAAAGGCGGCGTGCTGTCGTTCTTCCCGAGCAAGACACTCGGCGCGCTCGGCGACGCGGGCGCGGTGCTCACCAACGATCCCGGCATCGCCGGGCGGGTGGCGGCGTTGCGCCACCACGGCCGCGGCGGCCGCACCCTCGACCACTTCCCCGGCATTTCCACCGAATCCGGGCTCATCGGCACCAACAGCAAAATGGACGACATCCAGGCAGCGATCCTGCTGGCCAAGCTCACCTGCCTGGACGAGGACATCGCCCGGCGGCGTGCCCTGGCCCTCGAATACGGCGCCGGCCTCGCCGGGATTCCCGGCATCCGGCGGAGACCGGAGCTTGGGCCCGACGACGTCTGCTACGTCTACCTGATCGAAGCCGACCGCCGCGACGAACTGGCCGCGTACCTGGCGGAAGCCGGGATCGGCACGGAGACCTACTACCCCATCCCCCTGCACCGGCAGCCCTGCTTCGCCGAGTTCGGCCCGCATCCCGACCTGCCACACGCCGAAGCGGCGTGTGCCCGCGCGCTGGCCCTCCCGCTCTACCCGGATCTCGAAGCCCGCGACGTGCACACCGTCTGCGCGCACATCCGCCGGTTCTACGCCGAGGTCGCGGCATGA
- a CDS encoding sugar phosphate isomerase/epimerase family protein has product MRRELSFAGIGDEAGARLAAQVGAIRRLGWRQLELRSVDGRAIADLGLDGLRRVETAISDAGLEVVCLDSRIGNWARPITEPFARELHELDELLDWCLALDTRFIRIMSYPNADLPEDEWRRRVLDRVRRLVDRAAEVDVVLLHENCSGWAGSSAERALELLAAVDSPYLRLLYDTGNGVAHGYAGHDLLAEVVEHVEHVHVKDAVVVDGEARFRLPGQGEARVADSLRLLLECGYRGAFSLEPHLTTVPHQGKVAGDTAADAFVAAGRELERLGVEIPR; this is encoded by the coding sequence ATGCGCCGTGAGCTGTCCTTCGCCGGGATCGGTGACGAGGCAGGCGCGAGACTGGCGGCCCAGGTGGGCGCGATCCGGCGGCTGGGCTGGCGGCAGCTGGAGCTGCGCAGCGTGGACGGCCGGGCGATCGCCGACCTGGGCCTGGACGGGCTGCGGCGGGTGGAAACCGCGATCAGTGACGCCGGGCTGGAGGTGGTCTGCCTCGATTCGCGGATCGGCAACTGGGCGCGGCCGATCACCGAGCCGTTCGCCCGTGAGCTGCACGAACTCGACGAGCTGCTCGACTGGTGCCTCGCGCTGGACACGCGGTTCATCCGGATCATGTCGTATCCGAACGCGGACCTGCCGGAGGACGAATGGCGGCGGCGCGTGCTCGACCGGGTGCGGCGGCTGGTCGACCGCGCGGCCGAGGTGGACGTGGTGCTGCTGCACGAGAACTGCTCCGGCTGGGCGGGTTCGAGCGCCGAGCGCGCGCTCGAACTGCTCGCCGCCGTCGACAGCCCGTACCTGCGGTTGCTCTACGACACCGGCAACGGGGTGGCGCACGGATACGCGGGGCACGATCTGCTCGCTGAGGTCGTCGAACACGTCGAGCACGTGCACGTCAAGGACGCGGTGGTGGTCGACGGCGAGGCCCGGTTCCGGCTGCCGGGACAGGGGGAGGCGCGGGTCGCCGACTCGCTGCGGTTGCTGCTCGAATGCGGGTACCGGGGTGCGTTTTCGCTCGAGCCGCACCTGACCACGGTGCCGCACCAGGGAAAGGTCGCCGGGGACACCGCGGCGGACGCCTTTGTCGCGGCCGGGCGCGAGCTGGAACGGCTGGGCGTGGAGATCCCGCGGTGA
- a CDS encoding M20/M25/M40 family metallo-hydrolase, which produces MTGLLLPSDQDLLLRLLRTPTISPLEAGDGEPAAQLWQAQTLYAEAAQAIGFRTARHDCARPADVLRDDVPAAVREAAGTPGFLAGQPSLVLRLGRALPFGATIMFNVHLDTVAGFEPVSFDGRRFTGRGAIDAKGPAVALLAGVRQAIQLSPAVGREIGVILQVVSGEEGGALGTIGTRRLVAAGFHGRLNIFCEPTGMRYLTRATAAMTARVRVAGQGAIDDRPEAGHNATVLLGFLAQYLAATLGGRFCVAGLHTGDQHNRVYGTGQLLLNLPYESSAEGRELAARVERVYHAGLAEFAAKFGGTQVFGRTAADAAEITRLDWLKIGLPCLDGGDRWAENLLTTQAGVAAWGSDEQAFTCDAIWMDGVPGAFTAVLGPGSLDGNNAHAAGEYAELAELEEFAAAVSRILLAFARVRAPAVKGTP; this is translated from the coding sequence GTGACCGGGCTGCTGCTGCCGTCCGATCAGGACCTGCTGCTGCGGTTGCTGCGCACGCCGACGATCAGCCCGCTCGAAGCCGGTGACGGGGAACCGGCCGCGCAGCTGTGGCAGGCGCAGACGCTGTACGCGGAGGCCGCGCAGGCGATCGGCTTCCGGACGGCCCGGCACGACTGCGCGCGGCCCGCCGACGTGTTGCGCGACGACGTGCCCGCGGCCGTCCGGGAAGCGGCGGGCACGCCGGGCTTTCTCGCCGGGCAGCCCAGCCTGGTGCTGCGGCTGGGCCGGGCGCTGCCGTTCGGCGCGACGATCATGTTCAACGTGCACCTCGACACGGTCGCCGGGTTCGAACCGGTGTCGTTCGACGGCCGCCGGTTCACCGGGCGAGGCGCGATCGACGCGAAGGGGCCGGCGGTGGCGCTGCTCGCCGGGGTGCGCCAGGCGATCCAGCTGAGCCCGGCGGTCGGGCGTGAAATCGGGGTCATCCTGCAGGTGGTGTCCGGTGAGGAGGGTGGCGCGCTGGGCACGATCGGCACCCGGCGGCTGGTCGCCGCCGGGTTCCACGGGCGGCTCAACATCTTCTGCGAGCCCACCGGCATGCGGTACCTGACCAGGGCGACGGCCGCGATGACGGCGCGGGTCCGGGTGGCCGGGCAGGGCGCGATCGACGACCGGCCGGAAGCCGGGCACAACGCCACCGTGCTGCTGGGCTTTCTCGCGCAGTACCTGGCGGCCACGCTCGGCGGGCGCTTCTGCGTGGCCGGGCTGCACACCGGTGACCAGCACAACCGCGTCTACGGCACGGGGCAGTTGCTGCTGAACCTGCCGTACGAGTCGTCGGCCGAGGGCCGGGAACTGGCGGCCCGGGTCGAGCGGGTGTACCACGCCGGGCTGGCGGAGTTCGCCGCGAAGTTCGGCGGGACGCAGGTGTTCGGCCGGACCGCCGCCGACGCCGCGGAGATCACCCGGCTGGACTGGCTCAAGATCGGGCTGCCGTGTCTCGACGGCGGTGACCGGTGGGCCGAGAACCTGCTGACCACCCAGGCGGGCGTGGCTGCCTGGGGAAGTGATGAACAGGCGTTCACCTGTGACGCGATCTGGATGGACGGGGTGCCGGGTGCGTTCACCGCGGTGCTCGGCCCCGGCTCGCTGGACGGGAACAACGCGCACGCCGCGGGCGAATACGCCGAACTCGCCGAACTGGAGGAGTTCGCGGCGGCCGTCTCGCGCATCCTGCTCGCCTTCGCGCGAGTCCGTGCTCCAGCCGTGAAAGGAACCCCATGA